Sequence from the Bacteroidota bacterium genome:
CTGGCAGTTCAGGGAGGAAATGGAACAACTCGCAGCTTTGATCGAAGAAATAAAACCTGCCGTTGCCGTGGAGATCGGCACTGCAAATGGAGGTACGCTTTTTATGACGGCGCGGCTTTCTGCACCGGATGCGATCCTTGTTTCCATCGATCTTCCCGAAGGGCCTTACGGTGGCGGTTATCCTGAAAGCAAAGTGCTGGTCTATCGTTCCTTTTCCTGCAATGAACAGAAAATTGAACTGGTGCGCGACGATTCGCATACGGAGAAAACATTCGAAGGATTGAAAAAAAATCTGGACGGTAAAAAAATAGATTATCTTTTTATTGATGGCGATCATTCCTACGACGGCGTAAAAAAAGATTTTGAAATGTATTCTGCACTAGTAAGACCCGGAGGATGGGTCGCTTTCCATGATATCGTTGTTCATCCTGATGAAACAACGAACGTTTACAAATTCTGGGCGGAGATCAAAAAAAATTATGAGCACAGGGAATTCGTGAAAGACTGGAACCAGAAACGTTTCGGTATCGGTGTGCTAAAGATGAAGTAGTAATAAGTTCATGACATCTTTTCTTTTTGTAACACATCTTACACCTGCGGCAAAACGTTCGAAGCTGCGTTCTGCGCTGAATGCTTTGTATTTCCGCGCACTTAAAGAACAAACGTGGAAAGAATGGAAAGTCCTTATTCTCGGGGACGAAGAAAAAACAGAAGGGAGATTCCACTATGTTCACCTTCCGGATTCGGGGCGTGAAGAAAAATTTGCAGCGATAAAAGATATTTTTTCACGTCCTGAAATAAAAAAACTTTTCAGCGAAGCAAAATATACTGTGAAGCTCGACGATGATGACCTCATCAATCCTCACATTCTTGAAAACGCTGCCGGACTTGATTTCGATATTTATTTCGATTCCTTTCACACTTTTATCGATTCTTCGAGCGGGGTCATCACGCAACAGCAACGGGAATGGATGGCAAGTACCTGTATTCACCGGAGTGAACATTTACTGAAAGAGTGGAATGGGCCAGGAAGTTCTTCCGTGGGAAATTTGCTCTATACCGACCACAGCAAATCGTGGCATTTGTATTACAGCAACAAAAAAAAGATCGCGGCGGAAAAAGAACATCCGGTTTATGCGCGCATTCTCTCCCCTTCATCCATTACTTCCGGTGCAGGATCCGGTAGCGTGCCATTCAACGATATTTCTTTTGAAAAATATTATGATTACCTCCACGCTTTCGGTGAATGGAAAAAAGCAGCTACAAAAGATTTTGACGCTTATTTGCCTGCACTTGCTGATGCCTGGAAAGAATTTTCAGGAAAAGAACAAATGCCGATTTCTTCATCAGGAAAAAAAGGAAACTCCAATTTCTTTCGCCGCCTGTTCGGAACATGAATTTACAAGGGCAGGGAACACTCCTGAATGATTATCTTAGCTGAGCTTCACCAATGAATCACGATGAATAAAGAGATAGAAAAATATTTCGACCGGCTCTGGCCTATTTGCCGCAGCATCACCGGCAACGGGCTGCGTGATTCTTTAAAGATCATCAGCGAAATTATTCCGCTTCAGTTAAAGGAAGTGCCTACAGGAAAAAAAGTCTTCGACTGGGAAATTCCGAAAGAATGGAATATCAGCGACGCGTGGATACTCGGGCCGGATGGAAAAAAATACGCGGAGTTAAAAAAGAACAACCTTCATGTTGTAAATTATTCCGTTCCTGTTGATGCTGAAATTTCATTTGATGAACTCAAAGATCATCTTCATATTCTTCCCAATGCAATTCCTTACGTCACTTCTTACTATAAAGAAACATGGGGATTCTGCATGTCAGAAAAAGAATTCAGTGAAATGCCAAAGAATGGAAAATTCAAAGTGAAGATCGATTCGGAATTGAAAAACGGTTCGCTCACTTTTGGGGAAGCTGTGATCCCGGGAACCAGCGACAGGGAAATTCTGATCTCCACTTATGTTTGTCATCCTTCGATGGCGGTGAATGAACTTTCGGGCCCGCTGGTTGCTGCTTTTCTTTATAAAAGATTAATTTCTGAAAATAAAAAAAGCCGGCACACGATCCGTTTTGTTTTTGCTCCGGAAACTATCGGTGTTATTGCATTTCTTGCGGAAAGAGGAATGCATCTCAAAGAAAAACTCGATGCAGGTTACGTCGTGACCTGCGTGGGCCACGCTGGAAAATTAAATTACAAAAGATCCAAAAGAGGAAATTCCATTGCTGATAAAACGGCAGAACATGTGCTGAAATATTCCGGCGAAGAATTTGATCTTCGCGATTTTTCCATTGGAGGAAGTGATGAACGCCAATATTGTTCCGCAGGTTTTAATTTCCCCGTTGGATCGCTCATGCGCACACCTTACAAGGAATATTCCGAATATCATTCTTCGCTCGACAATAAAAGCATTATTGATTTCAGCGCAATGGAAAAAACTATTTCTGTTTACGCGGAGATCATTGACGCTATCGGTGCGAATCAGAAATACACGGTCACGCAACCTTATTGCGAACTACAGTTGGGTAAACGCGGAATGTATCCGCAGCAGGGGGGGAATTCTCAGCTCGCGCAGCAGACGCGTGATCTCCTTCATTTACTAAGCTATGCTGACGGAACTATCGATCTCATTGACATTGCAGAAAAGATTCGTGTGCCGGTTTCACAATTGATACCTATTGTCGAAAACTGTCTCGCTAAAGATCTGCTTCGCGGTGAGAAATGAACGCTATCACAGAAAAATGAAAACGACTATCATTTCATTCGAACTTTTCAAGTCCGATTTCTATCGGCGTTTTCCCGATTTGAAAATTTTCGATTGCGGATCAGTTAATCTTGTGAAGGTGGTCCTCGAAGGATTGAAAGTGAATTATTCTGCTAAGGGAAAGATCAGGAATAGTTTCGATGAACCGGAGCTGATCAATGATCTCCGGTCAACGTTTCAACGCATTCGTTCAAATGCAGATCAAAAAAAAATTGCTGAAGCAGAATTGAAAAAACTTCATCAGTTGGTTGAACGGCCATTTCTTTTTATCGATCATTCTCCACGGGTTCACAAAGAAAAAGACGGAAGCATCCGTTCCTTTTATTATTACAAACTGCAGGACACCATTGGCCGCGATCGCATTGCGATGCTCAAAGAAAATCAGGCCCCTGAAAAAAGTGATTTCGATCTGAGTGTGATCCGGTTCGCAGGATATCTTCAGCTGTGCGCTCCCGGGGAGCATGAAAAAAAATTCAGGAAAGAATTACGTACTTTTTTTCAGAATACGAAACATCTTTTCAACGTGGAGGAGCAAAAGAATGTGGGTTTTGCACTGGAGAAATTTTATGACGAGTATCGTGTGTGGAAGTACATCCTGGAAATTCTTCCTCAGAAAAAAATAGTTTTGCTTTGTCATTATCATCATGAAGGCGCTATTCATGCCATGCACGAAGCCGGCAGAACAGTGATTGAAGCCCAACATGGTTTGATCTCGAAGGAAGATGTTTTTTATTGCATGCCGGAAAATATAAAAACTGTAAGAGAACGTGCTTTGTTTCCGGATCACATACTTGTTTACGGTGAATACTGGAAACAGATATTGTCTTCCGGGTACGAATTTCTTTCGGCGGCGATCCATGTTGCCGGATATTTTCACGCTGAAGATGAAACAAATTCTTCTGCCGTTTCAATTTCAGGAATGGATCCCGAAAAAAAAATAATTCTCGTTACCACGCAGACTTTCCTTCACGAACATTTTATCCGTTACATCGAATGGCTTTCTGCCGATTGCGCAAAAAGATTCGGGGATCATGTTATTCTTGTTAAACTTCATCCCAATGAAAAAAGGGAACTTTATTCCGCACTCAATGATCTTAAAAATGTGGTCTTTACTGATCTTCCGGTTGTAAAACTATTTCCTCTTGCTGTTGCGCATATCTCCATTTATTCCACTACGCTTTACGAAGCGTTACGGTGCAATTCGCAGAATTTCGCTCTGGATGTTGCTCCCGAACTGAAAGGTTATGTGAACGGGATTGTTGATGGAGGGGTAGCTTGTCGTCTTCTTGCCAATGAAAATCCGCTGGAGAAGCTCACAAAAGATTATTTGCATGGCGACAGCAGAAATTTTTTTGGGATATTTGACCCTGGAATTATTCAAAATATTTTTCAATGAGAATATTTTTTCGTTCTGTTTATCAGGTGCTCGTAGGATGGAAAACATCTTTTACGCTTCGTTTTGTTTATCCGCAAAAAGAAAAATACAAATGGGTTAAATCCATCATTCCGCGCTGGATAAATTTCGGCAATGGCGTTGTGGTGGAAGAAAATGTGCTCTTTGCTCCATGTTTTAAAAAAATGGGAAAGCATGTGGTCGTCGGTAAAAATTGTTACATCGGTTATTGTTCTTCCATTGGTGATTTTTCCGGCCTTGGTTGGGGCGTAATGCTTGGATTCGATAGCCATCCTGTTCAATTTGTAAGTATGAACAGGATCTTTTATAATCCACAGCGGGGTTGGACCGATAAAAAATTATATGATGAGGGAAGCCGCGGTCTCACCGAAGTGGGATGCGATGCGATGGTTGGATCACAATCCATAATTCTTTCCGGCGTAAGCATCGGCCACGGGGCAGTTGTTGCTGCAGGATCTTTCGTAAATAAAAATGTTCCTCCTTATGCGATCGTGCGCGGCATTCCCGCGCGCATAGTGGCTTATCGTTTTGATGAAGCAACTATTGCGCGATTGCTTGCATCGGAGTGGTGGAATCTTCCTGATGAAGTTTTGAAAAAGCAGGTGAACCACATGGATGATCCGAATGCTTTCCTCGATGCGCTCGAAAAAGACGGAGCAATTAAACCGCAATGAAAGTTTCTGTTGTCATTCCCTGTTACAATGTTGCGGAATTTATTTCCAGGGCGCTCGATTCTGTTATCCATCAAACGTATTCCGATACAGAGATCATTCTCGTCGATGATGGCTCCACCGATGGGACGAATGAAATTATCGCGAAGTATAAAAAAAAATTTCCGAAAAAAATTCAATTTCAGCGGCAGGCGAAGAGCGGTGCTTCCAGTGCAAGAAATAAAGGAACGCGCGCTGCTACGGGAATTTATATTCAGTTCCTCGACGCCGATGATGAATTACTTCCGGCAAAAATTGAAACACAGGTCAAACTTGCAGAACAAAATAATAATCCCGGGCTCATCGCAGGCGCATATCGTAAAGAAAGTTCTGGAAAAGAATGGAGTGTTGATGTATCGGTTGAAGATCCGGTTGAAGCGCTGATTGCAGGAAAATTGGGTTGTACCTGTTCCAATCTTTTTTTGAAAAGTTCGCTGGAAGAATGTGGCGGCTGGCCGGAAGATCTCGGCAGCAGCCAGGAAGCCGAACTCATGTTCCGGATGCTGAAAAAAAATTGTCGTGTTGTTTTTGATAAGCGAACAAATACCATTGTGCACGGCCGTACTTCCGGTTCCATTTCATCAGCAGAGCCGGCGAAAAATATTGAACGTTATCTCGCGCTCAGGGGCGCGATCGCAGAGTGGCTGGAAGAAAACCGGTCGATGACAGAAAAAAGAAAACAGGCGCTCATGCTGAATATTGCAGGTGCATTGCTTCGTTTGTATTCTCATGATAAAATTCTCGCAATGAAATATTACAATTCCCTTTTCCAGGGGCGATACAGTATCCGATCCGGTCCCGGCGTTTCAGGAATGTATGCTTTTCTCGTGAGAAATTTCGGATTCAACCTCGCCGCACGTTTATCGAAGATGGCAGGAAGAAGTTAGGCCGGTTTTTTCTTTTCATTGCGGAATCCTATCTTCACATATCCTCTTTCATGAAAAAAATCCTCGTTGTTGTAGGCACGCGCCCGAATTTCATCAAGGTCACACGTTTTCGTGAAGTGGCGAAAAAATATTCCCACTTCAATTTGAAGATCGTTCACACCGGACAGCATTACGATGATAAGATGGCTGCTGTTTTTTTTCACCAGTTCGGAATGCAACCCGATATAAATCTGAATATAGGACAGGGTTCACCGGTAGAGCAGATCGCCGCCATTATGAAAGGGCTCGAAAAAGTGATCCGTGATGAAAAGCCCGATCTCATCATGGTTCCCGGTGATGTCAATTCAACTCTTGCTGCCGCACTAGCCGCGAATAAATCCGGAGTGAAATTAGCTCATATCGAAAGCGGGCTCAGAAGTTTCGACCGTTCCATGCCGGAAGAATTCAACAGAATTGTCACCGATGAACTCAGCGATATTTTATTCGTTACGGAACAAAGCGGCATCGATAACCTTGAAAAAGAAAATAAAAAAAAGGAACAAATCTTTTTTGTCGGGAATACGATGATCGATACGATGGTTGCGTTTGAAAAAAAGATCAGCGACTCTGAGGTGGAAAAAGTGCTCGGTATCGGGAATAAAAAATATATTCTCGTTACCATGCATCGCCCTTCGAACGTGGATACAAAAGAAGGGCTCGGAAAAATGGCCGACTTACTTTCCCATATTTCAGTTTCGCACCAGGTTGTTTTTCCCATTCACCCGCGCACGCGCAATAAAATGAAAGAATTCGGATTGGAAAAAGAATTCATTGTCAATGAAAAAATACGGCTTACAGAACCGCTCGATTATTTTTCATTTCAGAAACTGATCCGGAATTCTCAATTTGTAATTACAGACAGCGGCGGGATTCAGGAAGAAACCACTTTCCTCCGCATTCCCTGCATTACGCTCCGGCCGAATACAGAACGACCTGTAACGGTCACTACAGGAACGAATGTTTTACTCTCATTCGATAATGAACGGATCAAAAATAAAATCTCTGAAATTGAAAACGGAAATTTCAAAAGGGGGAAAATTCCGGAATACTGGGATGGAAAAGCCACAGAACGCATTTTTGAAAAATTAGCCGGCCTGCTTTGAAACGTATTCTCTTTTTTACTTACAATGATGCCCCTTCCGGGATTTACGAAGGGCAGGTGATCGATGTGTGCAGGTTCCTGGAAAAAGAATTGCAATGCAAGGTCACTTTATTTGCGCTCATTTCTATCCGTGATTACAGCAGAAATAAAATGGCGATCACCGGTAAATTCCACGAAGCTATCGTCAAAAGAATGTTTCCACGCACCAGGAACTGGAGATGGAATTCCATTGCGTTGAAAAGAGTGATCAGTAAAGTAAAACCGGACGTCATCATTGCACGTGGGCCATTTGCGGCAAATCTTGCTCTCGAATACAGGGGAAATGAGAAGATCTGTTTTGATGCACGCGGCGCTTACACGGCTGAACTCAATGAATACAATGTTGTTCCCGATGAAAAAGTAAAAAAAGAAATTTCTCTGCTCGAGAAAACTGCTGTGCGGAAATGTGATTCCCGTATTGCGGTCTCTGAAAAACTCGTAGAATACTGGAAAAAAAATTTCGGGTACAATGACGATGAACATGCAGTGATTCCCTGCACGCTTAACAACGAAATGCAAAAGAATAATTCAAATGAAAAAAAAACAGGACACGGATTTGCAAACGGCAATATTGTTATCGCATATTCCGGTTCAGGAGCAGGATGGCAATCGCTCCGGCAATTGGATGAGGTTCTGCAAAAAATGTTCAGAAATAATGAGCGTCTTTGTTTACTGATGATGACCAAACAGATTCCCGAAGAACTTCAGTTGAAAAAAGAATTTCCAGATCGCGTAAAACATATTTGGGTGGAACATACGGAAGTGAATGCGCTGCTTTCCAGTTGCGATTATGGCTGGCTGGTGCGCGAAAAAAGTGTGACAAATGAAGTGGCTTCACCGGTAAAATTTGCAGAGTACCTTGCCGCCGGGCTCAAAGTGATCATCTCTCCCGGGCTTGGCGATTATTCTGCTTTCACCGTCGAGAATAATGCAGGAATTCTTCTGCATGAAAATGACATGAAGAATATTTCTGCGGTAAACATGGACGAGAAAAAAAGGATGAAAGATCTCGCTGAAAAATATTTTACAAAAAAGAATTTCACCGAACAATATAAAAAGATCCTCCGATGAAGATCGCTTTGCTTACAGACGGGATCTATCCGCACGTGATCGGTGGAATGCAGAAGCATAGTTTCTATCTCGCAAAATTTCTTGCGGCTGCGGGCATGAAGATCGATCTGTATCATATCGTGAATGACAAATACGATGAGTTGGATGGATTCTCGGAGGAAGAAAAGAAAAATATCCGCTCTGTTCCGGTTGTATTTCCCGATTTTGGAAAAATGCCCGGGCATTACATCCGTGAATCGTATGAGTTCTCTATTCGCATTTATAAAAAAATGAAAGAAGCATCCAGGCCTGATTTTATTTATGCGAAAGGATTCACAGCATGGGAAATACTCAACCGGAGATCGAAGGGAGAACAGTTTCCATTGGTCGGCGTGAATTTTCACGGGTACGAAATGTTTCAGCGCCAACCTTCGCTCAGGTCATCTCTCGAAAGCAGGTTATTGCTCCGTCATCCTGTTTTGTACAATGTGAAAAATGCCGATGTTGTTTTTTCTTATGGCGGAAAAATAACTCCGCTCATCGAAGTGCTCGGTGTTCCCCGCAAAAAAATAATAGAGTTACCGACAGGAATTTCACCGGAGTGGACGACTGACAAAGTGAGTGAAGTTCATGATCCTCGGAAAATTGTTTTCATTGGCAGAAATGAACGGCGCAAAGGAGTGGAAGAACTCAACGACGTATTGAAAAATCTGAAAGAGGATTTTGAATTTCATTTCATCGGGCCTGTTCCTGAAAGTAAAAAGATCAGGAATAAAAAAATAAAATACCATGGCGAAATGCGGGAAGCCGGTGAAATAAAAAAGATACTGGTCGATTCAGATGTGCTCGTTTGCCCCAGCCATTCTGAAGGAATGCCGAATGTGGTGATGGAAGCGCTTGCCTGCGGAATGGCCGTGATCGCTACAGATACAGGTGCAACTTCTGTGATGGTCGATGATTCTGTGGGCTGGCTCATTCCGCCCGGTGACCGTGATTTCCTGCAGAAAGTTTTTTCAGAGGTGTTGAATTGTACACGGGAAGAACTGATGCAGAAAAAAATAAAGGCAAAACAAAAAGTGAAACAGAACTTCCTGTGGAATGATATTGCAATGAAAACCGTACATTCAATTCAGAAATTCTGCGACGAAAATAATTAGAAGCCATCCCAAAATTACCACAGTGGCTTTGCGCTCTTAGCGCCTTCGCGGTGAAAAAGTTTTAAACGCAATTTTGAGATGGCTTCTAAATACCTGACTGAAAATAATTTCATACCGTTCAACAAACCTGCTGTCGTTGGCAGGGAACTGGAATATATCCGCAAAGCTGTGGAGGCGGGAAATATTTCGGGTAATGGCCCATACGCACAAAGCGCCGCAGATTTTTTTACAAAACGATATGGACTGCGAAGCGCATTGATCACCGATTCCTGTACTTCTGCACTCGAGATGTCGGCACTGCTGCTGAACATCCGCCCCGGTGATGAAGTGATCATGCCCTCGTATTCTTTTGTGAGTACTGCAAATGCATTTGTGCTGATGGGAGCGAAAATTATTTTTGCCGATTCAACGAAGGATCATCCGAATATGAATGTGGCAGCGGTAGAGCAACTCATCACCCCGCGTACGCGTGCGCTTGTTTGCGTGCATTACGCAGGCGTGCCATGCGATCCTGCGCAACTCAAAATGATCTGCGAAAAAAATAATATTCACTTCATAGAAGACGCAGCACACGCGATCGATGTAAAGTGCGACGGAAAATATCTCGGAACTTTTGGCGATCTCGGAACGATCTCTTTTCACGAAACTAAAAATGTGATCGCGGGAAAAGGTGGGTTGCTTTGTGTGAATGATGCATCGCTGGTGGAACGTGCGCAGGAGATCTATGAAAATGGCACCAACAGGAGATCTTTTCTCAGTGGAAAAGTGAATCGTTATGAATGGACCAGTCTCGGTTCTTCTTTTTCACTTTCGGATCTGAACGCGGCATTTCTCTGCGGACAATTGGAATGCATTGACGTGGTCAATAAAAAAAGAATTTCCAACTGGAAAAATTATTACGATCGGTTGCATGATGCTCTTGTGAAAAAAGGAATCGGCGTTTGCGAAATTGAAAAAGGAACGGATCATAACGGGCATATCTTTTTTCTTGTTTGCCGTTCACAGGAAGAGCGCGATGCACTTATCCGCGATTGCGCCGCACAGAATATTCATCTTGTTTTTCATTACCAGTCATTGCACAAAAGCCCTTTCTTCCGGAACCGGCACGATGGAAGAAAACTTGTGAATGCCGATCGCTTCAGCGATTGTCTTGTGCGTTTGCCTTTGTTTCATGAATTGACGGAAGAACAACTTTCGCGCGTGTGCGAAAAAGTGCTGGAATTCTATTCGGAAAAATAGGTCGTTTATCGTTAGATTTGTGTGCCAATTCCGCTCTATGAGTGAGCACAAAACCAAGGTTTATTTTCCAGGTCTTAACGGTCTCCGTTTTTTTGCGGCATTGGCCGTGATCATCACGCACGTTGAGATGCTGAAGACGATGATCGGGCTCAGGAGCAGGTGGAATGAACCGGTGTTCTTCAACCTCGGAGGATTGGGAGTTTATTTTTTCTTCGTGCTCAGTGGTTTTCTTATCACGTATCTTTTGCTTTCAGAAAAAAAACAGGAAGGAAGAATTTCAGTGAGGGCATTCTACCTGCGCAGGATATTCCGTATCTGGCCGGTGTACTACCTGCTCATATTCGCCGGATTTTTTATTTTTCCACATATCTCATTTCTTCATCTTGATTATTTTCAGAAATTTCTTCCGCAGCATTTCTGGTTCAAATTCGGGCTTTTCTTTTTTATGCTTCCGAATCTTGCGCTCGCTATGTTCCCGTCCGTTCCTCACATCGGGCAAACCTGGTCGATAGGAGTTGAAGAACAATTTTATATCATCTGGCCGTGGATCGCGAAAAAATTTTCGAATCTTTTCCGCGTGCTCATTATTTTCATCATACTCATCGTTGCGCTGAAGTGTGCGATGCTTGTGCTTGTTCATTTCATTCCGCATAATTACTGGATCAATTCCATCAAAGCATTTATTGCAATGACAAAAATGGAATGCATGGCTATTGGCGGACTCGGCGCCTGTTTGTTATTTAATAAAAAAGAAAAATTTCTTAAACTCATTTACCTTCCTGTTGTTCAGCTCAGCGCTTATATTCTGATCCCTTTGCTCATCTTTTTTACGCCGGAAGCGATCCAGGATGGAATTCATCTTTTTTATTCCGTTCTTTTCCTGGTCATCATCATGAATGTTTCTTCCAATACAAAATCGCTTCTGAAACTGGAGAATCGAGTATTCAACTTACTCGGAAATGTGTCTTACGGAATGTATATGTATCACATGTTTGTCTTAGTGTTCGTCATCCGCCTCTCTTCATTTACTTTTGGTTTACGTGGAATTGAGGCCGACATTGCTCATTATGGTTTGGGAATCGCCGGAACTGTTCTGATATCCATTCTGTCTTATTATATTTATGAGAGGACTTTCATCCGCATGAAAAAGAAATTCACGAAAGTGATGAGCGGCAATGAAGCAAAATCCGCACAATGAGACAAACCAGGATAATCAATATTCTTATCTGGATTTCCATTTTCATCAGTTCCATTACTTTTTTCAAGGAACCTTTCGAAGGATATATTCACTACCTGGTTTTCATTCTGCTTTTGCCGGTGTTCATTACCCGTTTCGGAATTTCTGGCAACAGCATTGCCATACTTGTGGCGCTCCTTTTAACGGGTGTGATTGAGATCCTGATCGGCAATGATACGTGGGACCTTTTTCTCAAGATCTTCATCGGGATGACACTCTCCATAATTTTTTATTACGGCGTGGTGCATTATTTCAAAATGGATCTCGATAAACTTTTCACGTTCTACCTGAAAGGTGCTGTACTTATTTCTTACATCGGTATCATCCAGTTCTTTTCTTATTACGCCCACTTTTCGCCTGGTTATAATTATTCCTGGCTTTTTAATAAATGGGCATTCGTCACTAGTAATTTCGGCATACGTATTAACTCTGTTTTTTCTGAAGCATCACAGTGTGCAATTGTTCTTTCTCCTGCAGGTTTCATTGCATTCCTGAATCTTCTTCCAGGTGTGCAGCGCTACAAGCTCACGAAATTTGAATCTGTGTTGATACTCGCTGTGATCATCCTCACCACTTCTTCAACCGGCTATATCGGTTTTTTTATTTCACTTTTTCTCATCATTCTCAATTATGGAAGAGCGCTTTATTTCGTGATGGGTACGGCGGTGATCATTGCGGGTGGGGTTGTGTTATATAACAACGTGCCTGAATTCCAAAGCAGGATCGACACGTCCATGTCTTTGTGGCAAACGGAGGAGCTTTCGACGGAGAATGTGAATTCTTCCAGTTTTGTCCTTTACAATAATTTTCACATTGCTTCCGAAAATTTTAAAAGCAACTTTTTTTTCGGAACCGGCCTCGGTTCTCACCAGATTGCATTCGATAAATATTCGCTTACTAAAAATGAGGGTGTACTCGACATTCACTTCAATAAGGCGGATGGAAATTCTTTATTTGTAAGGCTTCTTTCTGAAACAGGTTTGATGGGAGTCATCTTCATCATCGTGTTCATTATTCGCTTTTACGTAAGGAAACGGGACGGCGATGTTGACGATCTCTGGATAATTTCCAATGCAGTGCTCGTGCTTATTATGCTTTACCTCATCCGCCAGGGAAATTATTTCCTTAATGGATTACCACTTTTCTTTTGGATCTATTACTTCTGCGGAAAACAACGTAAGAATAAATCAGTCGAAAATTCCATACCTGCCAATGTCGAACAAGAGGAAAATACTGATCCTGTACACTGAAATAGCCGGTTATACACTGGCTTGCATCAGGGAATTCAATCTTCGCTTCGGTGAATTCGAGATCCATCTTGTGCGTTACCCGGTGAATGACGAAGCTCCTTTTATTTTCAGGAATGAAATTTCTTTCAAAGAATATGATGGAAAAAAAATGTACGGCGACCAGCTTTTGAAACTTGCCTATGAAATAGAACCGGAACTGATTCTCTGCAGCGGATGGATTGATAAAAAGTACACGGCTGTTTGCCGGA
This genomic interval carries:
- a CDS encoding class I SAM-dependent methyltransferase, with amino-acid sequence MKTPAFVSKILIRRGFERLRLYLDTTREEKWNSERVIDFLFSKQGELIRPWQFREEMEQLAALIEEIKPAVAVEIGTANGGTLFMTARLSAPDAILVSIDLPEGPYGGGYPESKVLVYRSFSCNEQKIELVRDDSHTEKTFEGLKKNLDGKKIDYLFIDGDHSYDGVKKDFEMYSALVRPGGWVAFHDIVVHPDETTNVYKFWAEIKKNYEHREFVKDWNQKRFGIGVLKMK
- a CDS encoding DUF4910 domain-containing protein, yielding MNKEIEKYFDRLWPICRSITGNGLRDSLKIISEIIPLQLKEVPTGKKVFDWEIPKEWNISDAWILGPDGKKYAELKKNNLHVVNYSVPVDAEISFDELKDHLHILPNAIPYVTSYYKETWGFCMSEKEFSEMPKNGKFKVKIDSELKNGSLTFGEAVIPGTSDREILISTYVCHPSMAVNELSGPLVAAFLYKRLISENKKSRHTIRFVFAPETIGVIAFLAERGMHLKEKLDAGYVVTCVGHAGKLNYKRSKRGNSIADKTAEHVLKYSGEEFDLRDFSIGGSDERQYCSAGFNFPVGSLMRTPYKEYSEYHSSLDNKSIIDFSAMEKTISVYAEIIDAIGANQKYTVTQPYCELQLGKRGMYPQQGGNSQLAQQTRDLLHLLSYADGTIDLIDIAEKIRVPVSQLIPIVENCLAKDLLRGEK
- a CDS encoding CatB-related O-acetyltransferase, which codes for MRIFFRSVYQVLVGWKTSFTLRFVYPQKEKYKWVKSIIPRWINFGNGVVVEENVLFAPCFKKMGKHVVVGKNCYIGYCSSIGDFSGLGWGVMLGFDSHPVQFVSMNRIFYNPQRGWTDKKLYDEGSRGLTEVGCDAMVGSQSIILSGVSIGHGAVVAAGSFVNKNVPPYAIVRGIPARIVAYRFDEATIARLLASEWWNLPDEVLKKQVNHMDDPNAFLDALEKDGAIKPQ
- a CDS encoding glycosyltransferase family 2 protein is translated as MKVSVVIPCYNVAEFISRALDSVIHQTYSDTEIILVDDGSTDGTNEIIAKYKKKFPKKIQFQRQAKSGASSARNKGTRAATGIYIQFLDADDELLPAKIETQVKLAEQNNNPGLIAGAYRKESSGKEWSVDVSVEDPVEALIAGKLGCTCSNLFLKSSLEECGGWPEDLGSSQEAELMFRMLKKNCRVVFDKRTNTIVHGRTSGSISSAEPAKNIERYLALRGAIAEWLEENRSMTEKRKQALMLNIAGALLRLYSHDKILAMKYYNSLFQGRYSIRSGPGVSGMYAFLVRNFGFNLAARLSKMAGRS
- the wecB gene encoding UDP-N-acetylglucosamine 2-epimerase (non-hydrolyzing), which codes for MKKILVVVGTRPNFIKVTRFREVAKKYSHFNLKIVHTGQHYDDKMAAVFFHQFGMQPDINLNIGQGSPVEQIAAIMKGLEKVIRDEKPDLIMVPGDVNSTLAAALAANKSGVKLAHIESGLRSFDRSMPEEFNRIVTDELSDILFVTEQSGIDNLEKENKKKEQIFFVGNTMIDTMVAFEKKISDSEVEKVLGIGNKKYILVTMHRPSNVDTKEGLGKMADLLSHISVSHQVVFPIHPRTRNKMKEFGLEKEFIVNEKIRLTEPLDYFSFQKLIRNSQFVITDSGGIQEETTFLRIPCITLRPNTERPVTVTTGTNVLLSFDNERIKNKISEIENGNFKRGKIPEYWDGKATERIFEKLAGLL
- a CDS encoding glycosyltransferase; translation: MKRILFFTYNDAPSGIYEGQVIDVCRFLEKELQCKVTLFALISIRDYSRNKMAITGKFHEAIVKRMFPRTRNWRWNSIALKRVISKVKPDVIIARGPFAANLALEYRGNEKICFDARGAYTAELNEYNVVPDEKVKKEISLLEKTAVRKCDSRIAVSEKLVEYWKKNFGYNDDEHAVIPCTLNNEMQKNNSNEKKTGHGFANGNIVIAYSGSGAGWQSLRQLDEVLQKMFRNNERLCLLMMTKQIPEELQLKKEFPDRVKHIWVEHTEVNALLSSCDYGWLVREKSVTNEVASPVKFAEYLAAGLKVIISPGLGDYSAFTVENNAGILLHENDMKNISAVNMDEKKRMKDLAEKYFTKKNFTEQYKKILR
- a CDS encoding glycosyltransferase family 4 protein — encoded protein: MKIALLTDGIYPHVIGGMQKHSFYLAKFLAAAGMKIDLYHIVNDKYDELDGFSEEEKKNIRSVPVVFPDFGKMPGHYIRESYEFSIRIYKKMKEASRPDFIYAKGFTAWEILNRRSKGEQFPLVGVNFHGYEMFQRQPSLRSSLESRLLLRHPVLYNVKNADVVFSYGGKITPLIEVLGVPRKKIIELPTGISPEWTTDKVSEVHDPRKIVFIGRNERRKGVEELNDVLKNLKEDFEFHFIGPVPESKKIRNKKIKYHGEMREAGEIKKILVDSDVLVCPSHSEGMPNVVMEALACGMAVIATDTGATSVMVDDSVGWLIPPGDRDFLQKVFSEVLNCTREELMQKKIKAKQKVKQNFLWNDIAMKTVHSIQKFCDENN